The sequence GACGGGACGGGGCTGAACCATCGACCGGTCGCGATCGTGGTGCATTTCATGAGGATCTACCCGCTGGTACTGGCCGCCGTCGCCGCACTGGTTGTCGGGCTGGCCGGCCCACCGACCGCCACGGCCGCCGACGACCGGTTGCAGTTCACCGCCACAACTGTTGACGGGGCCCCGTTCAACGGCGCCAGCCTGCAGGGCAAACCGGCGGTGCTGTGGTTCTGGAGGCCCAGCTGTCCGTTCTGCAACGCCGAGGCTCCGTCGGTGAGCCAGGTCGCGGCCGCCAACCCGCGGGTGTCCTTCGTCGGGGTGGCGGGGCGCTCCGATGTGGCATCGATGCAGGACTTCGTGGCCAAGTACCACCTGAACTTCACCAACCTCAACGACGCCGACGGCTCGATCTGGGCGCGATTCGGGGTGCCGTGGCAGCCCGCGTACGTGTTCGAGCGCGCCGACGGCACCTCGACATTCGTGAACAACCCGACGTCGGCGATGTCGCAACAGGAGTTGTCCGACCGGGTCGCGGCGCTGACGTAGGTGAACCAGAACCTGTCGGGCTTGGCCTTCGCCGCCGGGCTGGTGGCAGCCCTCAACCCGTGTGGGTTCGCGCTGCTACCCGCCTACCTGGCATTGGTGGTGCGCGGTGAGCGGGCCGGCGGGTGGGGTGCGGTGGGCCGGGCGTTGGCGGCCACCGCGGCGATGACCCTGGGCTTTCTGACGGTGTTCGGCGCGTTCGGGTTGCTCACCGTCACGGTGGCCTCGCGAGTGCAGCGCTACTTGCCCTACGCCACTGTGGTGATCGGCATGGTGCTGGTCGCGCTCGGGGTGTGGCTGCTGGCGGGCCGCCGGCTCGCGGTCGCCTCGATCGGCGGGCGGTGGGCGCCGACCGCCCGGATCGGGTCGATGCTCGGCTACGGGGTGGGCTATGCCTGCGCGTCGCTGGGCTGCACGATCGGCCCGTTTCTGGCGGTCACCGGGGCGGCATGGCGCGGGGGCCTCGACGGGGTGGTGGCCTATCTGGCGTATGCGGCCGGGTTCGGGTTACTGGTCGGGGTGCTGGCGATGGCGGTGGCGCTGGCCCGCACCGCACTGATCGACAGGTTGCGCCGAATTACCGGCTACGCCAGCCGGATCAGCGGAGCGCTGCTGGTGGCCGTCGGACTCTACGTCGGCTACTACGGCTACTACGAGATTCGGCTGTTCGAGCTGGGCGGCGACGCGGCGGATCCGGTGCTGGCCGCGGCGGGGCGGCTCCAGGGCGCGCTGGCCGGGTGGGTATATCAGTGGGGGGCCTGGCCGTGGCTGGCCGCGCTGGCCCTTATCGGGCTGGGTGCGCTGCTGCGTGCTCGCCGGACCCGGTCGTTGACGCGACGCTGACACGGCGTCCTCGTAGGCTGGGACGGGTGAAAGCGGTCAGCTGTAGTAACGCCCAACTCGAGGTCGTCGACCTACCGACTCCAGTCCCGGCCAAAGGCCAGCTGCTCATCGACGTGCTGCGGTGCGGCATCTGCGGATCGGATCTGCACGCCCGCCAGCACTGCGACGAGGTCGCCGATGTCATGGCCTTGACCGGATACGACGGCTTCATGCGCTCGGACCAGCGGGTGGTACTCGGCCACGAAATCTGCGGCGAAGTACTCGACCACGGTCCCCGCACCCGCAAGGCGCCCCGCCCCGGCACCCGGGTGGTCGCGATACCGCTGTTGCGGCGCGGCGACGCCGTCCATGCGGTCGGGCTGTCGGAGTCGGCGCCGGGAGGCTACGCCGAGCAGATGCTCGTCGAGCAGTCGCTGGCGCTGCCGGTTCCCAACGGGCTGTCGACGGATGCGGCCGCACTCACCGAGCCGATGGCGGTGGCCTGGCATGCCGTGCGGCGCGGCGAGGTGCGCAAGCGCGACGTGGCGATCGTGATCGGCTGCGGACCGATCGGCCTGGCGGTGGTGTGCATGCTCAAAGCGCGCGGCGTACGCACGGTGATCGCCAGCGACTACTCGCCCGGCCGGCGCGCGCTGGCCACCCGCTGCGGCGCCGACATCGTTGTCGACCCGGCACAGGACTCGCCGTAC is a genomic window of Mycolicibacter heraklionensis containing:
- a CDS encoding protein disulfide oxidoreductase, which produces MRIYPLVLAAVAALVVGLAGPPTATAADDRLQFTATTVDGAPFNGASLQGKPAVLWFWRPSCPFCNAEAPSVSQVAAANPRVSFVGVAGRSDVASMQDFVAKYHLNFTNLNDADGSIWARFGVPWQPAYVFERADGTSTFVNNPTSAMSQQELSDRVAALT
- a CDS encoding cytochrome c biogenesis CcdA family protein, giving the protein MNQNLSGLAFAAGLVAALNPCGFALLPAYLALVVRGERAGGWGAVGRALAATAAMTLGFLTVFGAFGLLTVTVASRVQRYLPYATVVIGMVLVALGVWLLAGRRLAVASIGGRWAPTARIGSMLGYGVGYACASLGCTIGPFLAVTGAAWRGGLDGVVAYLAYAAGFGLLVGVLAMAVALARTALIDRLRRITGYASRISGALLVAVGLYVGYYGYYEIRLFELGGDAADPVLAAAGRLQGALAGWVYQWGAWPWLAALALIGLGALLRARRTRSLTRR
- a CDS encoding zinc-binding dehydrogenase, which translates into the protein MKAVSCSNAQLEVVDLPTPVPAKGQLLIDVLRCGICGSDLHARQHCDEVADVMALTGYDGFMRSDQRVVLGHEICGEVLDHGPRTRKAPRPGTRVVAIPLLRRGDAVHAVGLSESAPGGYAEQMLVEQSLALPVPNGLSTDAAALTEPMAVAWHAVRRGEVRKRDVAIVIGCGPIGLAVVCMLKARGVRTVIASDYSPGRRALATRCGADIVVDPAQDSPYAAAAGHGHLEKAPDALGLAVGTVEKLYKARLPWWHVWRAAEAVGAATPNRPVIFECVGVPGVIDSIIAGAPLFSRVVVVGVCMGTDAIRPAIAINKETDLRFVLGYTPMEFRDTLHMIAEGKVDVSPLITGTVGLGGVANAFDALGDPAKHAKVLVDPKSPVQEV